The Leifsonia poae region GACCGAGCGGAGACGAACGGATCGCCGCGCCGACGGGGGTCGCCGGTACGATCGAAGCATGAGTTCCGTGGCGGTTCCGGCAGGCGAGGGCGCGTCGGTCGACACAGTCACGCTCGACTCCCGGCTGACCGGCGTTCTGGGTGCACGCACCGCGGCAGCGTTCGAGAAGGCGTTCGGGATGCGCACGGTCGCGGACCTGCTCAGCCACTATCCGCGCCGCTACGCCCGCCGCGGAGAACTCACCGCACTGGCGAATCTGCCGATCGACGAGAATGTCACGATCGTGGCCGAGGTGATCCGGGTGCAGGAGCGCTCGATGCGGGCGCGGCGGGGGTCGATCCTCGAGGTGAAGATCTCCGACGGCGAGGGGATCCTGACGCTCACCTTCTTCAACCAGGCCTGGCGGGCGAAAGACTTGGTGCCCGGTGTGCGCGGCATCTTCGCGGGCAAGGTCTCCGACTACCGGGGTGCGCTGCAGCTCGCTCACCCCGACTATGAACTCTTCGACGCCGACGACGCTGCGTCGGCCGCCGTCGGAACGGAGGCCGCGAAGAACTGGGCCCAGACTCCGATCCCGATCTACCCCGCGACTGGAACCGTCGCCAGCTGGCAGATGCAGAAGGGTGTCGAGCTCGCGCTCGACGCGCTCGGGCCGGTCGCCGATCCGGTGCCCGGCGAGATCGCCGCGCAGCGTGGATTGCTGCCGTTTCGCACGGCGCTGGAGCGCATCCATCGCCCTGAGAAGGATTCCCACTGGCAGCGGGCTCGTGATGCACTGCGTTTCCAGGAGGCATTCGTGCTGCAGACGGCCCTCGTGCAGCAGCGGGCCGCGGCGCGCCGGGTTGCCGCCACGCCGCGGGTGCCGACGCCGGGCGGGTTCCTCGAGAAGTTCGATGCCGCCCTGCCCTTCTCGCTGACCGACGATCAGGATGTGGTCGGCGGTGAGATCGCGCGCGACCTCGCCGAGTCGGCCCCGATGAACCGGCTCGTGCAGGGTGAGGTCGGGTCGGGCAAGACGCTCGTCGCTCTGCGGGCGATGCTCGCGGTGGCCGACTCGGGCGGGCAGGCGGCGCTGCTCGCTCCGACCGAGGTGCTCGCCTCACAGCATCTGCGTTCGATCGTGAAGGTGCTCGGTCCCGATCTTGCGGCGCGGCTGATGCCGACGCTGCTCACCGGCCAGCTCACGGTCGCTGAGCGCAAGAAGGCGCTGTTGCGCACGGTGTCGGGGCAGGCGCGCATCGTCGTCGGAACGCACGCGCTGCTCGGTGACGCGGTGACGTTCTTCGACCTGGGTCTCGTCGTGGTGGACGAGCAGCACCGGTTCGGGGTCGAGCAACGGGAGGCGCTGAGGGCGAAGGGGGGAGTGCCGCCGCATGTGCTCGTGCTCACGGCCACGCCCATCCCGCGCACCGTCGCGATGACCGTGTTCGGCGATCTCGACGTGTCGACGATCGCCCAGCTGCCGGCAGGCCGTCAAGGGATCGAGAGTTTCGTGGTTCCCCTCGCCGACCGCCCGGGCTGGGAGAGGCGGATCTGGCAGCGTGCCGCCGAAGAGATCGGCAAAGACCGGCAGGTCTTCGTGGTGTGCCCGGCGATCAGCGGCAAGGAGACCGAAGACGACGGGGAGGAGCCCGGCGAGGCACCGACACGGCCGGTCGCGAACGTCGAGGCGGTCGCAGCGCAGGTGCGCGCCGATCCTCTCTTCGCCGGCGCGCGCATCGGGGTGCTGCACGGCCGGCTCGCGGCCGATGTCAAGGACGAGGTCATGCGCGCGTTCGCCGCAGGCACGCTCGACCTCATCGTCGCGACAACGGTGATCGAGGTCGGTGTCGATGTGCCGAACGCCTCGGCGATGGTGATCCTCGACGCGGATCGTTTCGGTGTCTCGCAGCTGCACCAGCTGCGCGGCCGGGTCGGCCGGGGCGGTGTTCCCGGTCTCTGCCTGATGGTCACCTCGGCCGAGCAGGAGACGCTCGCCCGCGAGCGGGTCGAGGCCGTCGCGGCGACCCTCGACGGCTTCGAACTCGCCACCGTCGACCTCGAGTTGCGTCGGGAGGGAGATGTGCTGGGCAGTCGGCAGTCCGGTGGCCGATCGTCGCTGCGGCTGCTCCGCGTCGTGACAGACGGTGAACTCATCGCCGAGGCCCGCGAGGTCGCGCGCCAGACGCTGGAGACCGGCGGGGGACTGGCAGACCATCCGGCGCTGGCGGCCGCGCTGGCGAGGCGTCTCGACGCGAGCGAACGGGCGTTCCTCGCGAAATCCTGACCGGACGATCGGTTCGCGACACGCCGGTTGCATTTTGGTAACAGATTCACAACGAAATGCCGGGTGCGGCGGGATAGTCTGAAGTTCTATGAACAGGATCGCCGTTGTCCCTGGATCGTTCGACCCGGTCACGCTCGGGCATCTCGACGTGATCGAGCGCGCCGCCGGCCTGTTCGATGAGGTGCACGTCCTCGTGGTGCACAACCCCGACAAATCTGCGTTGCTGCCGATCGCGCAGCGGGTGTCGCTCATCGAGCGCTCCATCCAGGATGCGGGCATAGCGGGCACCATCGTCGTCGCGTCGTGGAGTGTCGGGCTGCTCGTCGACTACTGCACGGATGTGGGAGCGCATGTGCTCGTCAAAGGCATTCGGTCGCAGGTCGACGTCGCCTACGAGACGCCGATGGCGATCGTGAACCGCAATCTCGCGGCGGTCGAGACGATCTTCTTGCTCCCCGATCCGGCGAACGCCCACGTCTCCAGCTCGCTCGTGCGTCAGGTTTCCGCGCTCGGCGGTGACGTGAGCCCGTACGTCCCTTCCGCCGTCTACGAGTATCTGCAGGAGACATGAACAGTTACGCGACACGACAGCCGACGGAGTCGTCCGTCGCACCCGCCCAGGCGGAGCAGAGCGCGACTCCGGCCATGCAGCTCGACGAACTGCGTCGTGCGGCCGAGCAGATCACCACCAATGTCGAATCGGTCATCGACGGCAAACACGACGCTGTTCGCACGGCGCTGACGGTGCTGCTCGCCGAGGGCCACCTCCTCATCGAGGATGTTCCAGGCGTCGGCAAGACCATGCTGGCGAAGTCGCTGGCGAAATCAGTGGACTGCACTGTCAGCCGCATCCAGTTCACACCCGACCTGTTGCCGAGTGATGTGACTGGCGTGTCGGTCTACAACCAGGTGGAGCGCCGGTTCGAGTTCAAGCCGGGCGCGATCTTCGCCAACATCGTCATCGGCGACGAGATCAACCGGGCGAGCCCCAAGACCCAGTCCGCGCTTCTGGAGTGTATGGAGGAGCGGCAGGTGACCGTTGACGGTTCCACCTACCCGCTCAGCGCACCGTTCATCGTTGTTGCCACCCAGAACCCGATCGAGATGGAGGGAACCTACGCACTGCCGGAGGCGCAGCGCGACCGGTTCATGGCCCGCATCGCGATGGGCTACCCGGACGACGAGTCGGAGCTCGCCATGCTGACGACCAGGGACACATCGAGTCCGCTCTCGCGGATAGGCCCGGTTGTGACGTCCGTGGAACTGCGGGCGATGATGACGACGGCACGGGGCGTGTTCGCGTCCAATCCGGTGAAGCAGTACGCCGTCGACCTCGTGCGAGCCACCCGCGAAGACCGAGACCTGCGCCTGGGTGCCAGTCCGCGGGCGACCCTCCAGCTCGTGCGTGCGGCGAAGGCGAAGGCTGCCCTCGATGGGCGCGACTTCGTGCTTCCGGACGACATCGACGCGCTGGCCGTGCCCGTGCTCGGTCACCGTCTGCTCCCGACCAGCCGCGCGCTCGGCCACCACCACGAGAGCGCCCCGGTGATCGCCGACATCGTGCGGCGCATTGTGGCGTCGACTCCGGTGCCCGTCGGGTCGGGGGCCATCGGCGCCGGCGCATCCGGCCAAACCAGAGTCGGCGCGGCGGGCTGAACCGTGGCCCGGCATCCGCGCTCGTCGTCGCCGGTGCGCAAGCCGCGCCCGACGCTTCGGGGCGGGGCGCTGTTCGCCGTCGGGGTCGTCGCCTTGGCCGCCTCCGCATATTTCGGCCGAACCGATGTGCTCTTCGTCGGGCTGTTCCTGACGATCCTTCCGCTGGCGGCGATGATCTCGGTGACGGTCGACCGTCCGCGACTCACGGTGACGCGGAGCTTTCACCCGGATGTCGTCGCCGTGGGGGAGACCGCAACGGTCGTCACGACCGCGCGCAACGAGTCACCGCGCCCCAGCCCCGCGGCCCGGTGGCGCGAGTTCGCAACGCCCGCAGTCGGCGTGCAGCCCTCCGCACCCTTTCCCCGTCTGGGCGCGCACCAGGCGAACGTCTCGCACGGGCGTGACACGATCGTGCTGCGCCAGGATGTGCGCGCGCTCCGTCGGGGAGCGCATCCGGTGGGCCCGCTCATCGTGAGTCGCACCGACCCGTTCGGGCTCGCCTATGCGGAGTATGCGCTCGGCCAACCCCGCCAATTCGTGGTGACGCCGCGGGTGAGCGCGCTCTCGAAAGGCGACCTCGACGTCGCGCGGAGCGAAGGCACGGAGCATGAGCTGCTTCGGCACAGCATCCCGAGCGCCGATGAACTCATCGCCCGCGAGTACCGGCCGGGTGACCCGTTGCGTCGCGTGCACTGGCGGGCGACAGCGCGCCACGACAAGCTCATGGTGCGCCAGGAGGAACGTCGGAGCAACCCCGAGGCATGGATCCTGTTCGACACGCGTACCGCCCCCGCGGGCACCGAGGCCGAGTTCGAGACCCTGGTCGACCTCGTCGCCTCGGTGGGCGTGCATCTGCTGGATGAGTCGTTCGTCGTCAGCGTGGTGGAGAGCGGGCCGCGCCAGCTCTCCGGCCGGAGCGGGGCCGGGCGAACCGGGACGCTGGGCTCGGCGACCCCCACCTACGATGTCGGTGGCGCCGACCGGATGCTCCTCGCCGATCTCGCCGCGGTCGAGCGAGACGACGAAGGACGGGACGAGTCGGTGGCCGAGCTGGCCGCCGGTCTGCGTCGCTCCGGTCGAGCCGTCCCGGTGTTCGCGATGATCATCGGAGGATCGATCGACGAGCTGGGAGCCTTGGGTGCCCTGCGATCCATGTGCGATCCCGCTGTGGCCTTCATCGCGGCCTCGGCCCCTCCCGTCGTCGCGGAGGTGTTGACCGACTCCGGCTGGCTCTGCGTGCCCTTCACCGCCGGCGACGACCCGGCGGAGTGCTGGCAGCGTGCCCTCCGAGGGCAACGGGTGGTGGTGCAGCATGGCGAGTGAGACCGCGGCCGGTGTCGTGACGCTGCCGGCGGTGCGATCGGACCGCACCGGCTATTGGCGCATCACCGCAGCCCTCCTGCTGCAGGTGTTCGCGGTCAGTTTCGGCCTGATCGGGTTGATCGACGGCCCCGGCTGGTGGTTCGCGCTGCTGTTCGCCGCCTCGCTCATCCTCGTTGCCGGCGCCGGGCTGCGGATGCTCGGTGTCCCGCGCCCCATCGTCCCTGTTCTGCTCGCGGTTGAAGCACTGATGATCATGACGGTGACGTTCGGCGCGGGCACCGGACTGCTCGGGCTCATCCCGATGCCCGCGACCTTCGCCCGCTTCGCCGAGCTCGGCAACCAGGCGATGGTGTCCATCGCGCAGCAGGGCACACCGGCGGAGGAGTTGCCGGAGTTCATGTTCCTCGTGGTCGGGGGTGGATGCATCCTGGCGATCCTGCTCGATCTCGCTGCGATCGCGTTCCGGGCGCCGGCCTTCACCGCGGTCGCCGTCGGGCTGGTCCTCCTCGTGCCCGCCGCCCTGCTCGGGGACGGACTCGACCCGATGCCGTTGGCGCTGTCGGCGCTCGCCTTCCTCTGGCTGCTCCGATGCGATGTGCGCACGCGACGGCCGGGAACGCCGAGATCGACGGCCGCGCTGTCGATCGCTGCCTCGTCGGTGGTCGTCGCGCTTGTGATCGCGGGCACCGCACCCGGTTTCGTGCGCGGCGGCGCGACGTCGTTCACAGCCGGCGGCATCTCGATCGGCGGCACAGTGACACCGCTCATCGACCTGGGCCGTGACCTGCGCCGGCCGGCCGCCGTGCAGACGCTCACCTATACGACGACGGCGCCGACCGGCCAGTACCTCAAGCTCGCTTCCCTCGACCAGTTCACCGGGGCGGTCTGGAACCATCACGAACGCGACACAAAACGTCTGCCCGCCGGCAATACGATCGGCCCGGTCTTCGGACTCTCCGCCACGATCAAGACGACCAAGATCACCACCGACGTCCAGATCGACAACATGCAGAGCAGGTGGCTTCCTGTTCCGTACCCGGTGCAGGGCGTCAAAGGGCTGAGTGGAACCTGGTCATGGGATCCGGACGACCTCACGATCGGTGGCATCAACTCGTCGACGCAGGGGCAGCGGTACACCGCGACCAGTCTCATCCTGGAGCCGACGGCCGCGCAGCTGCAGGCGGCTGGGGGGTTCATTCCCGCCTCGATCAAACGCGACCTGTTCCTGCCGCCCAACCTGCCGGCCATCATCACGTCGACGGCGCGCACCGCCACGGCCGGCGCCGTCTCGGAGTACGACAAAGCCGTCGCCCTGCAGGACTACTTCCGTGACAACGGGTTCGTCTACTCGACCGAGACCCCGCTCAAGCAGGGCTATGACGGTGACGGCGCCAAGGTGATCGCGAAGTTCCTGGAGGTCAAGAGCGGCTATTGCGTTCACTTCGCGTCGGCGATGGCGCTGATGGCGCGCGCCCTCGGCATCCCGTCGCGTGTGGCGGAAGGCTATCTTCCCGGTACCGCCAGCGGCGGCACCACGGGAACTTCCGGTCAGTACACGGTGACCAGCGACGATCTGCACGCCTGGCCCGAACTGTATTTCGCCGGCGTCGGCTGGGTCTCGTTCGAGCCGACGGTCGGGCGCGGAACGATTCCGAGCTACACGCGGCCCGAGGCCACAACACCGGTGACCGCACCGCTTCCGGGATCCTCCTCCACTTCGGCTTCGCGCCCCGTGGTGCCGAAGGACCCGACGAACGTGCCGAACCCCACCGGGTCGGCCGACACCTCGCCGGTGCAGCCGGTGGCCACCGGGTTCGGCGTCGCGGTACTCATCGTCGCACTGCTGCTGACCCCGGCGGTACTGAGGCGGGTGAGGCGCCGCAACCGGCTGCGACGGCTGGGCGACGGGTCTGCGGGCGCCGCGGAAGCCTGGGACGAGTTGCGCGATACGGCGCGCGATCTCGGGTGGGCGGTTCCCGACACTGAGACGCCGCGAGCGTTCGCCGGCCGAATAGCGTCGGCCGTCGCTGGAACACCCGGCCAAGAGGCCATCACGAGTCTGCTGGAGATACGCGAACGGGATGCGTTCGGTCCGCCCACCCGGGGGACCGTGACGGGCCTCGGCGATGATCTTGCGCAGGTTCTCGAGGCGCTCGAACACCAGGCCGGCCGCGCCTTGCGGGTGAAGGCAGCCCTCGTACCCGTGTCGTTGATCCCCTCCGATTGGTCGCCGGGGGCAACTGTCAGGAGCTGAAGCGTAAAATGGTTGACCGTGACCAAGTTCAGAACCACGCCGTACACCGTCAATGTGTACGACCTCGTGCACCGTCCCGGCGAGATGCGCGAGCTCGACCTGACCCTTCCGGTCGACGAGAAGCTGGGCGAGGGTCTGGTGAGCGTTCCGGACGGAGCGACCATAGATCTCGCCCTCCGTCTGGAGTCGATGCATGAAGGCATTCTGGTCTCCGGAGAGGCCCGAACCACGGCGAGCGGTGTCTGCGGGCGATGCCTGATCGACATCGAACAGCCTGTCGAAGTCGATATCCAGGAACTTTTCGCGTATTCTTCTGACGAAGCTTTTGATTTTGAGGTTCACGATGACCACGTGGATCTTGAACCTCTGATCAGGGACGCGGTGGTGCTAGCACTGCCGTTTCAGCCGGTGTGCCGGCCAGACTGCCCGGGACTCGACCCCGAGACCGGGGAGCGGCTGGCGGATGTACCGGAGCGCAAACCCCAGCAGACCACCGATCCGCGGTGGGCTGCGCTTGCGGCCCTCCAGGCTTCCGACACCAGTGCTGGTTCCACCGAGAACCTGAAGCAGGATGTTCCTGCCGACACCGACAGAGACAGAGAAGAGAGATAGTCATGGCTGTTCCCAAGCGGAAACAATCGCGCGCCAACACGCACGCCCGTCGTTCGCAGTGGAAGGCTGAGGCCCCCACCCTCGTCAAGACCATCGAGAACGGCAAGGTCACTTACAGCCTGCCGCACCGCGCCAAGGTGGTCGAGGACTCGGCGGGCACCGCCCTGTTCCTCGAGTACAAGGGCCGCAAGGTCGCCGACGTCTAAGCAGTCGGTTGCCAAGCCACCGCTCGTCTGGTCAGCGCTCGTCGAGCACGGGCGCCCCGGCCGGAGTCGACGTCTCTACTGAGGCGGGCGCCGACCGCAGCGTACTCATCGAGAAGCTCGGGGTCGATATCGACCCCGAGCTTCTCGAGCTTGCGCTGACCCACCGCTCGTACGCGTATGAGCACGGCGGCATCCCGAACAACGAGCGCCTCGAGTTCCTCGGCGACTCGATTCTGGGTCAAGCCGTCACAGTGAAGCTGTTCCGTGAGAATCCGCTCCTCGACGAGGGCGATCTCGCCAAACGCCGTGCCAGTCTCGTGAGCTCAGTGGCGTTGGCCGAAGTGGCCCGCACGATCGGGCTGGGGGAGCATCTCAGGCTCGGCCGGGGGGAGAACCAGAGCGGCGGCCGCGATAAGGCGTCGATCCTCGCCGACACGGTCGAAGCGATCATCGGCGCAACCTATCTGGACGCCGGAGGCGAGGTGGCGACCGCATTGGTGCTTCGGCTCGTCGAACCGCTGCTCGACGACCCGCAGCGTTTCGGCGCCGCGATGGATCCGAAGACGAGTCTGCAGGAGGCCGCCGCGCACCGCGGAGCCGGTGTTCCGGTGTACACAGTCACCAACAGCGGGCCCGACCACAGCAAGACCTTCCACGCAACCGTGGAGGTGAACGGTCTGGTGACCGCCAGCGGCGACGGCACGAGCAAGAAGCAGGCGGAGATGTCTGCGGCGCTCACCGCCTGGACCGAACTCACCCAGCGCCGTGCCCGAGCTTCCCGAAGTTGAGGTCGTGCGGGCGGGGCTCGCCCCCGCCGTGCGCGATGCGACCGTACTCGGTGTCGACGTGTTCGAGCCGCGTTCGTTGCGTCGGCACGACCCCCTGACGGGTTCGTTCGAGGCACTTGTCACAGGGCGTGTGCTCGCGATGCCTGTGCGGCGCGGCAAGTTCCTCTGGATCCCGCTCTCGGCGACGGGCGTTCCGCAGGCGATCGTCGCCCACCTCGGGATGAGCGGGCAGATCCTGCTGAGGGAGCCGGGCTTCGCCGAAGACGGGCTGCTGCGCATCCGGCTGCACATCGAAGCGCCGTCGACCTCCCCGGGCGGGCGGCGCGAGTTCTGGGTGAACTTCGTGGATCAGCGCATCTTCGGGTCGATGGCGGTCGACGTTCTCGTGCCCACCGCGGACGGTGCTGCGGGTGGTCTCGGCACCGATGCGCCGCTGGTTCCCTCCCAGGTGGCGCACATCGCCCGTGACCCGCTCGACCCGGCGTTCGACGACAGCGCGTTCGCGGCCGCGCTCCGCCGCAAGAACACGGGGATCAAGCGTGCCCTGCTCGACCAGACCCTCATCAGCGGCATCGGCAACATCTACGCCGACGAGGCGCTGTGGGCCGCCTGCCTGCACTATGCGCAGCCCGCCGCGTCCCTGAGCGAGCGACAGGTCACCACTCTGCTCGCCGAGGTGCGTCTGGTGCTGTCGAAGGCACTCGCGGAGGGCGGGACCAGTTTCGACGCCCAATACGTGAACGTGAACGGCGCCTCCGGCTACTTCTCACACAGCCTCAACGCCTACGGTCGGCAGGGAAAGCCGTGCCCACGTTGCGGAACGACCATTGTGCGCGAGCAGTTCATGAACCGCGGCTCCCACTTCTGCCCGCGCTGCCAGCGTCCGTAGTCGCCGTTTGCGAGATCACGGGAGAGACTTCTGCCAGGTGCCGGTGAGCCCGTGCTGGCGGAAACCGAAGGCGTCGTTGACCGCGAGCATGGGGGTGTTCTCGGCGGCGTTCCAGGTGAGCAGGCGACGGATGTGCGGCGCGACTTCGGCCAACCGGTCGAGGTTCTCGAGTTTGAGCAGCGTGCCCAGTCGATGTCCGCGGTGGGCCGGCGCGACGAGGGTGTCGTACTGCTCGGCCTTGTCGCCGTCTTCGGGCACCGCGATCTCGGTGTACCCCACGAGGGTTCCGCTCGGGAGGTGCTGGGCTGCGGTTACGAGCAGCGGCTCGCCCCGCGCGATGAGTTCGTTCTCGTGTTCCCGCACGCGGGCCGTCGTCCAGGTCTCGGTGTCGAGTTCGATGCCGCTCTGCGGAACGTCGACCGTCATCCGTGCCTTGAGAGCGGCGAAGTCGGCGATGAGGTCGTCGGGGACCGTGCGCCACCAGGTGATGGTTCGATAGTCGGCGGACTGCGCTCTAGCGTCGGCGACGAGCCGGCCACGCCGTTCCGCGGCCAGCGGGAGGGCCAGCTCGCTGGAACGCTCCACCTGCCCGAGACGGTAGCCGTGGCGGAGTGCGAAGGCCACCTCCGGCGACCCGGCCGGCAGCCCGTCCCTGCCGATGGGTGCGTGCACGCGGCCCCTGTCGTGGGCCGCGGCGGCACGGAGGGCGGCAGCGGGATGCTCCGTGTACGCCGAGATGACGGTGCGCCCGCCGTCGGCGACCAGATCTTCCCCTTTCGCGAGCAGGGCTGATCCGATTCCGCGCCGCCGGAGCGCAGGGACGACGTGGACGAGCAGAGTGGCGGTCACTGCGTTCTCTTCGAGGGGAAGATCGCGAGCACCCGGCCGACGATGGCGCCGTCGACGACCGCGACGAACGCCATGAGCTCGCGGAACTCCTGCGCCCGGAAACCGGCCAGTTCGGCTTCGGCTGTGACCACGAAGTCCTCGTTGTGCCAGAGTTCCACGGAGATACCGTTGAGAACAGCGACCATCTCCTCGAAGGCGGCCGACTCCGGGGTGCCGAGACGCGACGGGACGGGGAGCTCAGCGATGACGGTGCGGCCGGCTTCGGTCATCCGTCGGCACCTCCCCGCCCTCCCGAAAGCCTCAGCCTACTTCCGGTTGTTCGCCATCGCACCCGGTTCGTCGGGACGCTTTCCGGGCCGGTCTGACCGGCTTATCAGGCTCGTGCGGGGTCCGCGGGCGTTGCTGGCGCTGTGATCGCGGTCGCGTCGGGTAAATTTGGCGCAGGTGTTCGAGGGACGAAAGAGATGAGGGGCGCCGGGTGTATCTGAAGAGCCTGACGCTCAAAGGGTTCAAATCCTTTGCGACGGCGACGACGTTCGCGTTCGAACAGGGCGTGACCTGCGTGGTCGGCCCCAACGGTTCCGGCAAGTCGAACGTGGTGGATGCGCTCGCCTGGGTGATGGGGGAGCAGGGGGCGAAGACGCTGCGCGGCGGCAAGATGGAGGACGTCATCTTCGCCGGCACCTCCACACGCGGCCCGCTCGGCCGCGCCGAGGTCACCCTCACCATCGACAACTCCGACGGTGCTCTGCCGATCGAGTACTCCGAAGTCACCATCTCGCGCACGCTCTTCCGCAACGGCGGAAGTGAGTACGCGATCAACGGCTCCGCGTGCCGCCTGCTCGATGTGCAGGAACTGCTCAGCGACTCCGGTCTGGGGCGCGAGATGCATGTGATCGTCGGGCAGGGGCAGCTGGACGCGGTGCTGCACGCCAGCCCGGAGGACCGCCGCGGGTTCATCGAGGAGGCGGCGGGGATCCTGAAGCACCGCCGGCGGAAAGAGAAGACCCTCCGCAAGCTGGAGGCGATGCAGACGAACCTGACGCGGCTGAGCGATCTCGCGGGAGAGATCCGGCGCCAGCTGAAGCCGCTCGGGCATCAGGCCGAGATCGCGCGCGAAGCCCAGTCGATCGCGGCGATCGTGCGTGACGCGCGGGCCCGCCTGTTGGCGGACGAGGTGGTGACCCTGCGCACGGCGCTCGACGACCACGGGCGGACCGAATCGGAGCGGCACAGCGAGCGGATCGTGCTGCAGGAGCAACTGGAGCAGAAGCAGCTGCGGGTTGCCCGGTTGGAGCAGGCGCAGGTCGGCGACGAGGTGGATGCCGCCCGGCGCACGGCGTTCGGGCTCGAGTCGGTGCAGGAGCGACTGCGCAATCTGTACACGATGGCCAACCAGCGGCTCGCGCTGCTCGGAAGTCAGGCCGAGGCACCCGAATCCCGTCCCGGAGTGAGCCCGCAGATGGTCGAGGACGCGCGGGACGAGGTGGAGCGTCTGCGCACCGTGGTGTCGACGGCGGAGGCCGCCTGGGTCACCGCACAGTCGACCACCCGGGCCGCGCGGTCTCGCCTCGACGCTGTCGATGAGGAGATCGCCGCGCAGAGCGCCCTCGTCTCCCGGCACGACCTGGAGATCACGAAGCTGAGCGGGCAGGCCGACGCCGCCGCCCAGCGGCTGGCGGCGGTTCGCGGCGAGGTCCTTCGGCAGCAGAACGCCTTCGATGCCGCCACCGAGCGGCGGGAGAAGGCGCGCGCCGAATTCGCCGCGCGGGAGGCGGAGGCGGCGACCGCCGACGTCGGCGAGGGCAACCTCGACGAAGCCTACGAGCTCGCGCAAGCCGATGTGTTCGAGGCCGAAGGTGAGATCGAACGCCTGCGCGAAGACCTGCACACGCTGGAGCGGGAGCGCGACGCCCTCGCCGCCCGCACCAGTGCGCTCTCGCTCGCCCTCGATCAGAAGGACGGTTCGGCCGCCCTGGTCGCCGCCCGACTGCCCGGGGTCACCGGTCTCGTCGCGGAGCACATCCGCGTGCATCCTGGCTTTGAGACGTCGATCGCGGCCGCCCTCGGCACTCTGGCGGACGCGGTGCTCGCGCACGACCGAGACGGCGCGTTCGCGGCCATCGCCCACGCCACCGCCGACGAGCTCGGCCGGGTCGAAGTGATCATCGCCGACGCGGTGGCGTCGGATGTCGACCTGGGGGGCATCGACGGGGTCGTCGC contains the following coding sequences:
- a CDS encoding ATP-dependent DNA helicase RecG — encoded protein: MSSVAVPAGEGASVDTVTLDSRLTGVLGARTAAAFEKAFGMRTVADLLSHYPRRYARRGELTALANLPIDENVTIVAEVIRVQERSMRARRGSILEVKISDGEGILTLTFFNQAWRAKDLVPGVRGIFAGKVSDYRGALQLAHPDYELFDADDAASAAVGTEAAKNWAQTPIPIYPATGTVASWQMQKGVELALDALGPVADPVPGEIAAQRGLLPFRTALERIHRPEKDSHWQRARDALRFQEAFVLQTALVQQRAAARRVAATPRVPTPGGFLEKFDAALPFSLTDDQDVVGGEIARDLAESAPMNRLVQGEVGSGKTLVALRAMLAVADSGGQAALLAPTEVLASQHLRSIVKVLGPDLAARLMPTLLTGQLTVAERKKALLRTVSGQARIVVGTHALLGDAVTFFDLGLVVVDEQHRFGVEQREALRAKGGVPPHVLVLTATPIPRTVAMTVFGDLDVSTIAQLPAGRQGIESFVVPLADRPGWERRIWQRAAEEIGKDRQVFVVCPAISGKETEDDGEEPGEAPTRPVANVEAVAAQVRADPLFAGARIGVLHGRLAADVKDEVMRAFAAGTLDLIVATTVIEVGVDVPNASAMVILDADRFGVSQLHQLRGRVGRGGVPGLCLMVTSAEQETLARERVEAVAATLDGFELATVDLELRREGDVLGSRQSGGRSSLRLLRVVTDGELIAEAREVARQTLETGGGLADHPALAAALARRLDASERAFLAKS
- the coaD gene encoding pantetheine-phosphate adenylyltransferase, which gives rise to MNRIAVVPGSFDPVTLGHLDVIERAAGLFDEVHVLVVHNPDKSALLPIAQRVSLIERSIQDAGIAGTIVVASWSVGLLVDYCTDVGAHVLVKGIRSQVDVAYETPMAIVNRNLAAVETIFLLPDPANAHVSSSLVRQVSALGGDVSPYVPSAVYEYLQET
- a CDS encoding AAA family ATPase; this encodes MNSYATRQPTESSVAPAQAEQSATPAMQLDELRRAAEQITTNVESVIDGKHDAVRTALTVLLAEGHLLIEDVPGVGKTMLAKSLAKSVDCTVSRIQFTPDLLPSDVTGVSVYNQVERRFEFKPGAIFANIVIGDEINRASPKTQSALLECMEERQVTVDGSTYPLSAPFIVVATQNPIEMEGTYALPEAQRDRFMARIAMGYPDDESELAMLTTRDTSSPLSRIGPVVTSVELRAMMTTARGVFASNPVKQYAVDLVRATREDRDLRLGASPRATLQLVRAAKAKAALDGRDFVLPDDIDALAVPVLGHRLLPTSRALGHHHESAPVIADIVRRIVASTPVPVGSGAIGAGASGQTRVGAAG
- a CDS encoding DUF58 domain-containing protein, whose translation is MARHPRSSSPVRKPRPTLRGGALFAVGVVALAASAYFGRTDVLFVGLFLTILPLAAMISVTVDRPRLTVTRSFHPDVVAVGETATVVTTARNESPRPSPAARWREFATPAVGVQPSAPFPRLGAHQANVSHGRDTIVLRQDVRALRRGAHPVGPLIVSRTDPFGLAYAEYALGQPRQFVVTPRVSALSKGDLDVARSEGTEHELLRHSIPSADELIAREYRPGDPLRRVHWRATARHDKLMVRQEERRSNPEAWILFDTRTAPAGTEAEFETLVDLVASVGVHLLDESFVVSVVESGPRQLSGRSGAGRTGTLGSATPTYDVGGADRMLLADLAAVERDDEGRDESVAELAAGLRRSGRAVPVFAMIIGGSIDELGALGALRSMCDPAVAFIAASAPPVVAEVLTDSGWLCVPFTAGDDPAECWQRALRGQRVVVQHGE
- a CDS encoding transglutaminase family protein; this encodes MASETAAGVVTLPAVRSDRTGYWRITAALLLQVFAVSFGLIGLIDGPGWWFALLFAASLILVAGAGLRMLGVPRPIVPVLLAVEALMIMTVTFGAGTGLLGLIPMPATFARFAELGNQAMVSIAQQGTPAEELPEFMFLVVGGGCILAILLDLAAIAFRAPAFTAVAVGLVLLVPAALLGDGLDPMPLALSALAFLWLLRCDVRTRRPGTPRSTAALSIAASSVVVALVIAGTAPGFVRGGATSFTAGGISIGGTVTPLIDLGRDLRRPAAVQTLTYTTTAPTGQYLKLASLDQFTGAVWNHHERDTKRLPAGNTIGPVFGLSATIKTTKITTDVQIDNMQSRWLPVPYPVQGVKGLSGTWSWDPDDLTIGGINSSTQGQRYTATSLILEPTAAQLQAAGGFIPASIKRDLFLPPNLPAIITSTARTATAGAVSEYDKAVALQDYFRDNGFVYSTETPLKQGYDGDGAKVIAKFLEVKSGYCVHFASAMALMARALGIPSRVAEGYLPGTASGGTTGTSGQYTVTSDDLHAWPELYFAGVGWVSFEPTVGRGTIPSYTRPEATTPVTAPLPGSSSTSASRPVVPKDPTNVPNPTGSADTSPVQPVATGFGVAVLIVALLLTPAVLRRVRRRNRLRRLGDGSAGAAEAWDELRDTARDLGWAVPDTETPRAFAGRIASAVAGTPGQEAITSLLEIRERDAFGPPTRGTVTGLGDDLAQVLEALEHQAGRALRVKAALVPVSLIPSDWSPGATVRS
- a CDS encoding YceD family protein → MTKFRTTPYTVNVYDLVHRPGEMRELDLTLPVDEKLGEGLVSVPDGATIDLALRLESMHEGILVSGEARTTASGVCGRCLIDIEQPVEVDIQELFAYSSDEAFDFEVHDDHVDLEPLIRDAVVLALPFQPVCRPDCPGLDPETGERLADVPERKPQQTTDPRWAALAALQASDTSAGSTENLKQDVPADTDRDREER